From the genome of Calditrichota bacterium, one region includes:
- the fsa gene encoding fructose-6-phosphate aldolase — MKFFIDTANLAQIRDASAMGVLDGVTTNPSLVAKEGKPYEPLLKEICELVDGPVSAEVTATDLKGMLREGKKLAKIHPNIVVKLPITRDGVAACVELARAGIHTNMTLCFTPLQALVVAKAGASFVSPFVGRLDDISFDGMQLIRDIVQIYDNYDFGTQVLVASVRHPVHLLEAALAGADIATIPYDVITKILSHPLTDAGLQKFLDDWKKGGQKI, encoded by the coding sequence ATGAAGTTTTTTATCGATACCGCCAATCTGGCACAGATCAGGGACGCCTCGGCAATGGGCGTACTCGACGGCGTGACGACGAATCCGTCGCTGGTGGCGAAGGAGGGCAAGCCTTACGAACCGCTTCTGAAGGAGATTTGTGAACTTGTGGACGGGCCGGTCTCAGCGGAGGTAACCGCTACCGACCTGAAGGGAATGCTGCGCGAGGGAAAGAAACTGGCGAAGATCCACCCCAACATCGTGGTGAAGTTGCCGATCACCCGCGACGGCGTAGCGGCCTGCGTCGAATTGGCGCGAGCCGGCATCCACACCAACATGACGCTCTGCTTTACGCCGCTTCAGGCATTAGTCGTCGCCAAGGCCGGAGCCTCGTTCGTCAGCCCCTTTGTCGGACGGCTCGACGACATCAGTTTTGATGGAATGCAGTTGATCCGTGACATCGTGCAGATTTACGACAACTACGACTTTGGGACGCAGGTGCTGGTGGCTTCGGTGCGGCACCCGGTGCACCTCCTGGAAGCCGCGCTTGCCGGCGCCGACATCGCGACGATCCCTTACGACGTTATTACGAAGATTCTAAGCCATCCGTTGACCGACGCCGGGCTGCAAAAGTTCCTCGACGACTGGAAAAAGGGCGGGCAGAAGATATGA